The Pseudomonas sp. R4-35-07 nucleotide sequence GTCGGCGATTATGCGCCATCCGTCGCTGCTTTTCCCACTGGCGGTTCGTCTAAGTCCGACATTGAAGCGTGCTCGCCCACCAAAAAATCCAGCAAGACGCGATGCACTGCCAGCGCCGCCTCGCGGGATTCCAGGTCAAGCAAATGGCCGGTGTGTTCGGCCACGGCGAAACTGCTGCGCCTCACGTAACTGCCGAACAGTTGTGCATCGGCGGCGGGGGTGTATTCGTCCAGCGTACCGTTGAGAAAGTGCACCGGCGTTTCAATCTGCCTGAGCGCGGGCAGGTAGTTGCCGTCGCCCAGTGCCAGCACCTGATGAATATGAAAGCGCGCCTGGCGATACTCGGTGGTGGCCATGTTCGCCAGATGGCGGTGGTTGTTGCGCTTGAGGCGGGGCGACAAGTATTTCCCGACCGTCTCGTTGAGCAGATGGCCGACGGCGGATTTGTCATCGGCCTCGATCAACACGCGTACGCGCTCCACATACTCAAGCATCGCCTGGTTGAGGTTGGGCGCCAGGGCCATCACTACCGAGCTTTCGATGGAGGGCGGATTATAGGCCAGGGTCAGCAGCGTGGAGATGCCACCCCATGAGGCCGAGACCAGATGGTTGACCGCAAAGCGCTGCACCAGCGCCCGCAGGATCTGCACTTCGTCATCCTTGGTGACCAGGTCGAGGTCGGTGTTGTGCTCGCGGGAATAGCCGGAGAAGGGCAGGTCGAACAGCAGCACATTGAAATGCTCGGCCAGGCATTTGCTGGTGCGGGCAAAGGAGCGCGTGGTGGACAGCGCGCCATTGACCATCAGCACGGTTTTTCTGTGTGGGTCGTTGCCCAGTTGCTCTACGTGGACGTTGTAATGCTTGTACAGCTTGTCTATGACAAAACTTGCCTGGGTCATCGCAACACTCCCTGTCGTGTGGCGGTATGCCATTAGCTTTTATAACGGGGTTTATTGCGGGCGACAACAGGCCGCCCGGAGTATGGGATTGAACGGTAGGAAGGGGCTCAGCGAAGTGTCCGAAATCAACACAGGACAATGTGGGAGGGGGCAAGCCCCCTCCCACATTGGATGTGCGGTGCTTAGAGGGTTAGCGTCAGACGTTTGACCAGGGCGCCTGGCAGCAGGTTGGACGCGGTGTTGCGCTGGCCATACGTACTGGCCGACAGCAGCAGTTCCCGATCAACAGTCAGCGCTTCCAACTGCGAGCCCAGCAGGCTGAACACGC carries:
- a CDS encoding alpha/beta fold hydrolase translates to MTQASFVIDKLYKHYNVHVEQLGNDPHRKTVLMVNGALSTTRSFARTSKCLAEHFNVLLFDLPFSGYSREHNTDLDLVTKDDEVQILRALVQRFAVNHLVSASWGGISTLLTLAYNPPSIESSVVMALAPNLNQAMLEYVERVRVLIEADDKSAVGHLLNETVGKYLSPRLKRNNHRHLANMATTEYRQARFHIHQVLALGDGNYLPALRQIETPVHFLNGTLDEYTPAADAQLFGSYVRRSSFAVAEHTGHLLDLESREAALAVHRVLLDFLVGEHASMSDLDEPPVGKAATDGA